The sequence GGGGAGGTGCTGGGGGCGGGCTACCGCTTCGTGGCCGCCTCGCTGGGCGAGCGCGGCTCCTCCGGCGCCTCCCGCCGGGGCGGCATCTACTGGGTCGCCACCGCCGCCGGAGCGCCCCGGCCCGAGCCGCCGGAGACCCAGCTGGCCCTGCTCAAGCGCTGGTACGCCGGCTGGCCCGCGCCGATCGGCGAGCTGCTCGACGCCACCGAGCCGGCCGACCTGGTGCAGCAGGAGGTCCGCGAGCTGCGCCCACTGCCCCGGGCGTACGGCTTCCCGGCCGGCCCGGGTGGCGTGGTGCTGCTCGGCGACGCGGCGCACGCCATGCCACCCCACCTGGGGCAGGGGGCGTGCCTCGCCTTCGAGGACGCGGCCACCCTCTCCTCGCTGCTGCGCGAGTCCCGACTGCCCGACGCCGTGCAGGCGTACGACCGGTTGCGCCGTCCCCGCGCGGCGACGGTGGTCCGGCAGACCCGCCGGATGTCGGCGGTCCTCCAGGCCCGGGGCCGGCTGGCCCTGCGCGCCCGCGACGCCGCCCTCGGCACGATAAGCCCCCGCCTGCTCTCCAGCGCCGCCTCGTCGGCCGCCCAGTGGCGCCCCCCAACCCCCTGACTTACCCCCGAAACCCAAGTTGATCATGAAGTTAGCGGCGGGACACGCCGGAGTGGGCGCCGCTAACTTCATGATCAACGCGTGCGGCCGGGGGGCCGGGGGTCAGATGAGGGCGGTGGGTTCGGCGATGCAGGCGGTGCCGACGCGGCGGAAGCCGACCCGGAGGTAGACCCGGGCGATCTCCTCGCTGCCGGCGGAGAGGAAGACCAGGTCGGTGCCGGCGGTCAGCAGTTCGTGGGCGAGGGTGGCGGTGACCGCCGCGCCGAGGCCCCGGCGCCGGGCGGCCGGCAGGGTGGCCACCCCGGCGATCTCGGCCACGTCGTCGACCCGCATCGCCATCCCGCTGGCCAGCGCCCCGTCCTCGGGCGTGCCGGCCACCACCGACAGCCGGCGGCCGTCGGCGAGGCGGGTCCGCTCCTCGTCCAGCGCCGCCACGTCCAGTTCGGTGATCGCGGCGTCCCGCTCCGCCGGGCCCGCGTCGCCGCGGGCCGTGCCGGCGGCGGCGAAACCGACCGCGGCGACCGCGCGGCGGGCGGCCACGTCGGCGGCGAAGCCGGGCGCGTCCGGGTCCAGCACCCGCACCGGTACGTCGGTGAGGGTCGCCGGGTCGGGCAGAGCGGCCGGGTCGAGCACCATCAGCGGCGCCTCCAGCACGCTCAGCCCCGCCGCCCGGGCCATCGCGAGCAGGTCGGGCGTGGTCTCGTGCACCCACTCGAGGGCCTCGGGCAGGCCCAGCTCGCGCTGCCGCTCGCGGACGGCGGTCACGTCGGCCAGCGAGGGGGGCGTGGTGGCGTCGAGGCGGGGTCGGGCGTAGAACGGCCAGCCGACCCCTTCCCGTACGAAGAGCACGAGCGTGCCGTATTCCTCCCCGCGTGCGACGTCGCGCGGCACCGCGTCGTAGAAGCGTTCCAGCCGGGCGAGGAGTTCGCTGCGCAGGGGATCCACCGCGCGAGACTACCTGTCCCAGAGTCTGGAAGGTGTGATCAATCTGCACTGGCCTTGCGCGGGTCTCCCTAACGTAGACTCAATAAACCGCCAAGGGCCGACGTCGTCCCGACCATGATCCAACCTGAGTGACGACAGGAGACCCGGTGGCCTTTCCGTACCCTCACAGCCCGCAGTCGGCCCCGCCCGCGGCCGGTCTCTACGACCCCGCCAACGAGCACGACGCGTGCGGCGTGGCCTTCGTCGCAGACCTGCACGGCCGGCGCTCCCACGCGGTGGTGGCGGGCGGCCTCGGCGCGCTCTGCCGCCTGGACCATCGGGGTGCCCGGGGCGCGGAACACAACACCGGTGACGGCGCCGGGATCATGATCCAGGTCCCGGACGCCTTCCTGCGCGCGGTGGTCGACTTCCCGCTGCCGCCGGTCGGCCAGTACGCCACCGGCCTGGTCTTCCTCCCCGACGACGACGCGGCGGAGGCCCGCGCCCGGCAGGTGGTGGAGAAGTACGCCCTGGTGGAGGGGGCCGACCTGCTCGGCTGGCGGGACGTGCCGGTCGACCCGAGCGGGCTGGGCGAGACGGCGCTCGCGGCGATGCCCCGGATCCGTCAGCTCTTCCTGGCCGCGCACCGGCTCACCGACACCCCTGCCGGACCGGCCGGCTCGCCGCTGACCGGCCTCGACCTGGACCGGGTGGCGTTCTGCGTGCGCAAGCAGGCCGAGCGGGAGAGCGCCGAGCGGGGCGTGCCGGCCTACTTCCCGTCGCTGTCCTCGCGGACGATGACCTGGAAGGGCATGCTCACCCCGGACCAGCTGCCGGCGTACTTCCCGGAGCTGACCGACGAGCGGGTGGAGAGCGCGATCGCGCTGGTGCACTCCCGGTTCTCCACCAACACCTTCCCGTCCTGGCCGCTGGCCCACCCGTACCGGTTCATCGCGCACAACGGTGAGATCAACACCATCCGTGGCAACCGGAACTGGATGCAGGCCCGGGAGGCGCTGCTGCGCAGCCCCGAGATCCCCGGCAACATCCGGCGGATCTTCCCGGTCTGCACCCCGGGCGCCTCCGACTCGGCGAACTTCGACGAGGTCCTCGAACTGCTGCACCTGGCCGGGCGGAGCCTGCCGCACGCGGTGCTGATGATGATCCCGGAGGCCTGGGAGAACGACCACGACATGGACCACGGTCGGAGATCCTTCTACCGGTTCCACGCCAGCCTGATGGAGCCCTGGGACGGGCCCGCGTCGGTCGCCTTCACCGACGGCGAGATCGTCGGCGCGGTGCTGGACCGCAACGGGCTGCGCCCGGGCCGCTGGTGGCGGACCTCCGACGGCCTCGTCGTGCTCGGCAGCGAGGCGGGCGTGCTCGACCTCGACCCGGCCACCGTGGTCGCCAAGGGCCGGCTCCAGCCGGGCCGGATGTTCCTGGTCGACACCGTCAACGGGCGGATCGTGCAGGACGACGAGATCAAGGCCGAGCTGGCCGCCGCCCGGCCGTACGCCGAGTGGCTGCACGCCGGGCTGATCGACCTGACCGACCTGCCACCGCGCGAGCACATCGTCTACACCCACGACTCGGTACGCCGCCGCCAGCAGACCTTCGGCTACACCGAGGAGGAGCTGAAGATCCTGCTCGCGCCGATGGCCCGGCTCGGCGCGGAGCCGCTCGGCTCGATGGGCACCGACACCCCGATCTCCCCGCTGTCGACCCGGCCGCGGCTGCTCTACGACTACTTCCACCAGCTCTTCGCCCAGGTCACCAACCCACCGCTGGACGCCATCCGGGAGGAGCTGGTGACCAGCCTGTCGTCGACCGTCGGCCCGGAGGGCAACCTGCTCGACCCGGGCCCGGCGAGCTGCCGGCAGATCGTGCTGCCGCACCCGGTGATCGACAACGACGAGCTGGCCAAGATCCTCTCCATCGACGAGGACGGCGACCTGCCCGGCCTCAAGGCGGTCCGGGTCTCCGGGCTCTACCGGGTGCGCGACGGCGGCGCCGGCATCAAGGCGCGGCTGACCGAGATCTGCCGGCACGTCTCGGAGGCCATCGAGGACGGGGTGCGGATCCTGGTCCTGTCCGACCGGGACTCCAACGCCGACCTGGCGCCGATCCCGTCGCTGCTGCTCACCGCGGCGGTGCACCAGCACCTGGTCCGCGAGCAGACCCGTACCCAGGTGGCGCTGATCGTCGAGTCCGGCGACTGCCGGGAGGTGCACCACGCGGCCGTGCTGATCGGGTACGGCGCCGCGGCGGTCAACCCGTACCTGGCCTTCGAGTCGGTCGAGGACATGATCTCCACCGGAGCGCTGGTCGGCGTCGACCCGGCCAAGGCCGTGCGCAACTACGTCAAGGCGCTCGGCAAGGGCGTCCTGAAGATCATGTCGAAGATGGGCATCTCGACGGTGTCGTCGTACTGCGGGGCGCAGGTCTTCGAGGCGGTCGGGCTGCACACCCGGCTGGTGGAGCGCTACTTCCGCGGCACCCCCAGCACCATCAGCGGCATCGGGCTGAACGAGATCCACGCCGAGGTGGCCGCCCGGCACGCGCTGGCCTGGCCGGCGCCGGGCGTCCAGACCTCCGACCGGTTGGAGGTCGGCGGCGAGTACCAGTGGCGCCGCGAGGGTGAGCTGCACCTGTTCAACCCGGAGACGGTCTTCCTGCTCCAGCACGCCACCCGCAGCCGCCAGTACGACGTGTTCCGGCAGTACACCGCCAAGGTCGACGAGCTGGCCGCGCGGGCCGGCTCGCTGCGCGGGCTGTTCACCCTGCGTACCGGGGTTCGCCCGGCGGTGCCGATCGACGAGGTCGAGCCGGCCACCGAGATCGTCAAGCGGTTCGCCACCGGCGCCATGTCGTACGGGTCGATCTCGGCGGAGGCGCACGAGACCCTGGCGATCGCGATGAACCGGCTCGGTGGCAAGTCCAACACCGGCGAGGGCGGCGAGGACGTCGAGCGGCTGTACGACCCGGCCCGCCGCTCCGCGGTCAAGCAGATCGCCAGCGGTCGCTTCGGTGTGACCAGCGAATACCTGGTCAACGCCGACGACCTCCAGATCAAGATGGCGCAGGGCGCCAAGCCCGGCGAGGGCGGGCAGCTGCCCGGCAACAAGGTCTGGCCGTGGATCGCCCGTACCCGGCACGCCACCCCGGGTGTCGGCCTGATCTCCCCCCCGCCGCACCACGACATCTACTCCATCGAGGACCTTGCCCAGCTGGTGCACGACCTGAAGTGCGTCAACCCGGCCGCCCGGGTGCACGTCAAGCTGGTCAGCGAGGTCGGCGTGGGCACCGTCGCGGCCGGCGTCGCCAAGCTCAAGGCCGACGTCATCCTGATCTCCGGCCACGACGGCGGCACCGGCGCGTCCCCGCTGAACTCGCTCAAGCACGCCGGCACCCCGTGGGAGCTGGGCCTGGCCGAGGCGCAGCAGACGCTGCTGCTCAACAAGCTCCGCGACCGGGTCACCGTGCAGGTCGACGGCCAGCTCAAGACCGGCCGGGACGTGCTGGTCGCGGCGCTGCTCGGCGCCGAGGAGTTCGGCTTCGCCACCGCCCCGCTGATCGTCGAGGGCTGCGTGATGATGCGGGTCTGCCACCTGGACACCTGTCCGGTCGGGATCGCCACCCAGAACCCGGTGCTGCGCGAGCGGTTCACCGGCAAGCCGGAGTTCGTGGAGAACTTCTTCCTCTTCCTCGCCGAGGAGGTCCGCGGCTACCTCGCCGAGCTGGGCTTCCGCAGCATCGACGAGACGATCGGGCACGCCGAGCTGCTCGACGTCGCCCCGGCGGTGGACCACTGGAAGGCGCACGGGCTGGACCTGGGGCGCGTACTGCACCTGCCGGAGCTGCCGGCGGACGCCGCGCGGCGCGGCGTGCGGGCTCAGGACCACGGCCTGGAACTGGCCCTGGACAACGAGCTGATCGCCCTCGCCCAGCCGGCGCTGCGCGACGGCAGCCCGGTCCGGGTCGAGGTGGCGGTGCGCAACGAGCACCGCAGCGTCGGTGCGATGCTCGGCGGTGAGGTCACCCGCCGCTTCGGCGGCGCCGGCCTGCCCGACGACACGATCGAGTTCGTGCTGCGCGGCACCGCCGGGCAGTCCTTCGGCGCGTTCCTGCCGCGCGGGGTCACCCTGCGGCTGCACGGCGACGCCAACGACTACGTCGGCAAGGGACTCTCCGGCGGGCGGATCGTCGTCCGCCCGGACGCCGCCGCGCCGTTCGCCGACCCGGACGCCGCCGCCGGCGCCCGGGCCGAGGACCAGATCATCGCCGGCAACACCATCCTGTACGGGGCCACCGGCGGCGAGCTGTTCCTGCGCGGTCGGGTGGGGGAGCGGTTCGCGGTACGCAACTCCGGCGCGGTGGCCGTCGTCGAGGGCGTCGGCGACCACGGCTGCGAGTACATGACCGGCGGCACGGTGGTGGTGCTCGGCGAGACCGGGCGCAACTTCGCCGCCGGCATGTCCGGCGGGACCGCGTACGTGCACCGGCTGGACACCGACCGGGTCAACGCCGAACTGGTGGACCTGACGCCGCTGCGCGACGCCGAGCGCGACCTGCTGCACGAGCTGGTGCAGCGGCACGTCGCGGAGACCGACTCGGTCCTCGGCGCGGAGCTGCTCAAGCGCTGGCCGGAGGCGGTGGAGGAGTTCACCGCGGTGGTCCCCCGGGACTACCGCCGGGTGATGGAGATCATGCGGGCCGCCGAAGCCGCCGGCCGTGACGTCGACGACGCGGTCATGTCTGCGCTGACCGCGCCGGTGCCGCCCGCCCCGCGGGTGGCGGCCCAGGAGGTGGCTCGTGCCTGACCCGAACGGTTTCCTGCGCTACGACCGGCGGCTGCCGGCGCGCCGCCCGGTGCCGGTGCGGATCAGCGACTGGCGCGAGGTCTACCCGCCGGCCGGCGAGGAGCTGATCCGCGAGCAGGCCACCCGGTGCATGGACTGCGGCATCCCGTTCTGCCACGACGGCTGCCCGCTGGGCAACCGCATCCCGGACTGGAACGACCTGGTCCGTACCGGCAACTGGGACGCCGCGGTGGAGTCGCTGCACGCCACCAACAACTTCCCGGAGTTCACCGGCCGGCTCTGCCCGGCGCCCTGCGAGGCCGCCTGCGTGCTCGGCATCGGCGGCGGGCAGCCGGTCACCATCAAGCAGGTCGAGGTGGAGATCGCCGACGCGGCGGTGGCCCGGGGCGGGCTGCGTCCCCGCCCGGTGCCGGCGCCGACCGGCCGGTCGGTCGCCGTGGTCGGCTCCGGCCCCGCCGGCCTCGCCGCCGCGCAGCAGCTCGCCCGCGCCGGTCACGCGGTGACCGTGTACGAGCGCGACGACGCGATCGGTGGCCTGCTCCGGTACGGCATCCCCGACTTCAAGCTGGAGAAGCTGCACATCGACCGGCGGCTGGCCCAGCTGGCCGCCGAGGGCGTCCAGTTCCGCACCGGCGTGGACGTCGGCGTGGACGTCACCGCCGAGCAGTTGCGCGCCGAGCACGACGCGGTGCTGCTGGCCTGCGGCGCGCTCCAGGGCCGGGACACCCCGGAGACCCCCGGGCGGCAGCTGCGCGGCGTGCACCAGGCGATGGCGCACCTGGTCGCCGCCAACCGCGCAGTCGCCGAGGCGGCTGCCGGCCGGCCCAGCGTCGCGGCGGCCGGCGACGGGCGACGGGCCCTCGCCGTGCTGCCCGACGGCACCCCGATCGACGCCGCCGGCAAGCACGTCGTGATCATCGGCGGTGGTGACACCGCCGCGGACTGCCTCGGGGTGGCCCACCGGCAGGGCACCGCCGGCGTGCACCAGCTCGACCTCTACCCGGAGCCCCCGCAGACCCGGGACGCCGCCCGCGACCCGTGGCCGACCTGGCCGTGGGTGCTGCGCAACTACCCGGCGCACGAGGAGGGCGGCGAGCGGGTCTTCGCCGTCGCGGTGCAGGAGTTCGTCGACGACGGCACCGGCCAGGTCAAGGGCGTGCGGATCGCCGAGGTCAGCGTCGAGAAGCGGGACGGCCGGCGGATCGTCAACCCGCTGCCCGGCTCCGAGCGCGAGCTTCCGGCCGACCTGGTGCTGCTCGCCATCGGCTTCGAGGGCACCGAGCAGCAGCCGCTGCTGGAGCAGTTCGGGGTGCGCCGCAACGCCCGGGGCGCGGTCGACGCCGGAACCGACTGGCAGACCGACGCCGACGGCGTCTTCGTCGCCGGTGACATGCACCGGGGCGCCTCGCTGATCGTCTGGGCCATCGCCGAAGGGCGGGCCGCCGCCGCGGCGATCCACGCGTACCTCGGCGGGGTCGGCGAGCTGCCGGCCCCGGTGGACCCGGCGCGGCAGCCGCTCGCCGCCCGCTGACGACCCCGGCGGCAATCCCGCCGCACCGACACCCCGGTCCGGACGTGCCCGTCCCGACCGGGGTGTCCGTCGTCGGCGTCCGGTCCGTCCCGGGGCCTGCCGGGCTGGCGGGGCGTGCCCCACCCCGGCGCCGTCGACCCGGTGAGTCCGCTCACGAAAGCCGGAAATCGGTTTGGCGCGCGGCAGACTTGGCCGCTGCCGAACCCGCCGTGGGTTCGGCTTCGTCATGTCGTCGTCAGGACGGGGAGGCCCTCGTGGCCCTCGGAAGCACGTTCGCCGCACTGCGTCACCGCAACTACCGGATCTGGGCCGGTGCCGGCTTCGTCTCGGTGATCGGGACCTGGATGCAGGTGCTCGGCGTCAACTGGTACGTGCTCGAGCAGACCCACTCGGCGACCTCGATGGGCCTGGCCGTCCTGCTCCAGGCCCTGCCGACGCTGCTGCTCAGCGTGTGGGGCGGGGCGCTGGCCGACCGGCTGCGGGCGAAGCCGCTGCTGATCGCCGCCCAGGCGGTACACGCACTGCTCGCCGCGGGGCTGGCGGTGGTCGCCGTCACCGGCGTCGGCGGCCTCCCGGCGATCTACGCGATCGCGCTGGTCACCGGGGCGGTGTCGGCGATCGAGGGGCCGGTGTCGGGCCGCTGGTCCTCGACGCTGGTCGACCGGAAGGACCTGGGCAACGCCCTCGCGCTCGGCTCGCTGACCAACTCCGCCGGCCGCATTCTCGGCATGAGCGCCGGCGCCGTCGTGGTCGCCGCCGTCGGCCCCGCACTGCTCTTCGCCGTCAACGCGGCCAGCTTCGTCGCGGTGGTCGGCGCCCTGCTCGCCGTACGCGATCAGGAGCGGCACACCGCCGAGCCGGCGGCGGCCGACGCGGCGCCGGTGGACGGCGGCATCCTTGCCGGTTTCCGCTACCTGCTGCGCCAGCCGGTGGTGCTGGTCGCGTTGGCGCTGTCGTTCGTGCTGGGCAGCCTGGGCCGCAACTACCAGGTGACCATGGCGGCGATGAGTGACGGCCCGCTGCGCGCCGGGGCGTCGGGCTACGGCGTGCTCTCCACCGTCTTCGCGGTCGGTACGGTGCTGGGCGCGCTGGTGGCGGCCCGCCGCCGCGAGCTGGGCTACGGGCTGCTGATCTGCGCCGGCCTGCTGGCCAGCGTGTTGCAGATCGCCGCCGGGCTGGCTCCCGGCACGGTCAGCTTCGCCGCGGTGATCCTCCCGGTGGCCGCGGCGGCGGTGGTCATCGACACCACGGTCGGCGCCCGCGCCCAGCTCGACACCGACTACGCCATGCGCGGTCGGGTGCTGGCCGCCCTGGCGGTCACCGGCTCGGTCTCCGTGGCGGTCGGCGCGCCCCTGCTCGGTTGGCTCTCCGAGCACGCCGGCCCCCGGCAGACCCTGGTGCTGGCCGGCGCGGTGACCGCCGTCGCCACGGCCGCCGCGGGCGTCGCCCTCGACGGGCTGCGCGACCACCGGCTGCGTCGCCGGGTCACCCTGGTGCTGGCCGCGCCCGTGGTGCGCCGTCCGGCCCGCCGGGTCGCCGCCATCGCCACCCGCGTCGTCCGGCCCGCGACCCCGCCCGCCACCCGGCCCGTCGCGACCGCCCGCCCGGCCGCGACGCCCCGCCCGGCGGGGAGCCCGCCGCCCGGCTGGTACCCGGCGGCGGTGCGCCGGCCGGGGGCGGGGCGGCTGCCGTCCAGTCAACTGGTCCGGGCCGCGGCCGACTGCGCCGGCGGGGCGCCGGCCCGGTCCGGCCGTCGTCCCCGGTTGGCCGGCGGCGCGGCCCTGATCGAGGTGCCCCCGGGCGACTGCCTGCCCTGAGGCGGCTCGACGCCGGGGCAGGGCATGGGCGGAAGCGCTGTCGGTGTCGGCTGCACACCTGCCTCGGGCCAGGCCGCCGACCCGGCTGCGCCCGGACCTCACCCGGTGCGACCCCGAGCGGTGTCCGGACGCTACGGACCTGATGTCGTAGACGATTCGCCGGTGGCGATGTCCTCCGGTGGCCGCGTGGCCGTTCCTGGTGGCCTCACCGGGCGTGACCGGCTGCGGGTGAGCGAGGTCATGAGGTTCGCCGGTGGATCAGGCGTCCACGGGACCGGGCGGCGCGAAGATCATCGTTACGATCCGGCCATGGATACCGAGGAGCGGCTGCGGCGGATCCGCCGGTGGCTGTGGATCGTGCTGGTGGGTCTCTTCCTCAGTGGAGCGACCGCGTTCCCGCTGGAGATCGAGGTGCGCTGGCTGCTGCGCGCGCTCGATCCGCTCGCCGACGACCTGCCGGCGCTGGTCGGCTGGATCGAGCGGGTGCACACCGGGCTGGTGGAGACCGGCGACCGCTACCCGTTCATGCTCTACGGCACCGACTGGCTCGCCTTCGCCCACCTGGTGCTGGCGGTGGCCTTCTGGGGACCGCTGCGGGATCCGGTGCGCAACGTCTGGGTGGTGCAGCTCGGCATGATCGCCTGCGCCGGGATCGTGCCGCTGGCGCTGATCTGCGGGCCGATCCGGGACATCCCGTGGTTCTGGACGCTGGTCGACCTCTCCTTCGCGGTCGGCGCCTTCCCACCGCTCTGGTTCGCCTACCGGCACATCCGGGCGATCGAGGCCGCCGGCGTGCCGGCCGCGCCGCCGCTGTCGACGCCGGCGGCCTGACACCCCTCCGGGCGGCGTGAGTCGTTCACGTCATCAGGTCGGTAGCGTCTCGGGGCGGTCTGCGCTCCAGGTGGTCTTCGCGTTGAGCGGCGTCCGCGCCGACCGGCGGCCCTGCCGAGCGATGCCCGCCCCGGCGTTTCGGGCGAGCTGTTCCCGCCCGGCGGGCGTCGCCGCCGGGACGGCGCACCGGCCGGGCACCCGGCCCCCGGAAGGGGAGCGGGCACCCGGCCGGGCCGGGGGGTCAGTGCTGCAGGAGCTGGTGCGCCTCGCGGATCTTCGTCCACGACTTCGGCTGCTCGGGCGTGGCCACCGCCGTCGCGCGGGCGGCCGTGGCCAGTTCCGGACGGCCGGCGGTGAACAGCCAGGTGGTGAAGAACTCGTCCAGTTCCAGCCCGGAGATCCGCTCCGCGAGTGCCTGGAACTGCGCCACGGAGCCGTTGCCGTACCGGTGCTCGGCGGTCCAGGCCGGCAGGATCTCGAAGAACGCCTCGTCGCCGACGGCCAGCCGGAGCTGGTGCAGCGCCATCGCGCCCCGGTCGTAGACCGCGTCGTCGAAGACCCGGTCGGCGCCCGGGTCGCCCGGCAGCACCTGCCAGAACTCGGCGTCCTCGGGATAGGCGGCGTAGGTGAAGTCGAAGAGTTCCTGCGCGGTGCCCTCGCCCTGCCCCTCCGACCAGAGCCACTCGGCGTACGAGGCGAAGCCCTCGTTGAGCCAGATGCCCCGCCACTGCGCGACGGACACCGAGTCGCCGAACCACTGGTGGGCGTTCTCGTGCACCACCACGTAGGTGTTCGCGCCGCGGCGCCAGAAGCTCGGCCCGTACACCGGGCGGGTCTGCGTCTCCAGCGCGAAGCCGATGCCGTCGATCGGCCCGGCGACGCCGCCCTGGGCCTCGAACGGGTACGGCCCGAAGAGGCCGCTCTCCCAGTCGACGATCTCGGCCGTCCGCTCGATGCTGGCCCGCGCGGCCGGCCCGCGCTCACCCAGCGTGGCGCTGTACGCGTTGATCACCGGCTGCCCGTTCGGCGCGGCGTCGGTGACGATGTCGTACTGGCCGATCGCCAGGAACGCCAGGTAGGTGGCGGCCGGCCTGGTGCTGCGCCAGCCCCACCGCATCCGGTTGCCGGGCTCGGCCAGCGGGGGGCGCGGCTGCACGCCGTTGCTGATCACCTCGATCCCGGCGGGCACCGACACCGAGATGTCGAAGGTGGCCTTGTCCAGCGGATGGTCGTTGGCCGGGAACCACCACCAGGCCGACTCGGGCTCGTTGACCGCCAACGCGCCGTCGTCCGTGCGGGTCCAGCCGGTGTAGCCGCCGACCAGGGTCTCCGACGGCACGCCGGAGTACCTGACCACGATGGTCAGCAGTTGACCCTTCACGATCGCGCGTGGCGCGGTGACCACCAGCTCGTGGGTGCCCTCGCGGGTGTACGCGGCGGACCAGCCGTTGACCCGGACGGACTCCACGTCGAGCAGGAAGTCGAGGTTGAAGCGGGACAGGTCCTGGGTGGCCGTCGCCAGGATGGTGGTGGTGCCGGTGAGTCGGTCGGTGGCCGGCTCGTAGCGCAGGCGGACGTCGTAGTGGCTGACGTCGTACCCGCCGTTGCCGTAGTCGGGGAAGTAGCTGTCGCCCAGGCCCGGGCTGCCGGGCGCCGGTGCGGCGGCGACCGGGACCGGCCGGCCCCAACCCGGTAGGGCGGCCTGGCCGGGGGTGCCGGTCACCAGGGTGCCGGCGGTGGTGACGGTCAGGGCGGCGATGGCCGCCGTGAAAACACGTCGCACGAGGTGGACTCCCTCCGTCGGGGTGTTCGCAGGACGAACCTAATCGACGTTTGTGAACGTGTCCGCCCCGGCGGTGTTCAGTTGATCTAAATATTTCGATAGTATTACCGACTAGTAACAAGACCCACACCCCTGGCCAGCGCGCGGTCACGAGGATCCCACCACCCCTGCTCCGTGGAGGTCCCTGATGCCCCACCGCGCCCTGGCCCGCGCCGTCACCGCGCTGGTCGCCCTGCTCGCCACCGTCCTCGGCGTCGTGCTCGTCCCCGGCACCGCCCAGGCGGCCACCGTCAACTACGTCGCCCTCGGCGACTCCTACTCCTCCGGGGTCGGCGCCGGCCCGTACGACCTGTCCACCTGCCTGCGCAGCGAGAAGTCGTACGCCCCGCTCTGGGCCGCCGCCAACGCGGTGACCAGCTTCCGGTTCCCGGCCTGCGGCGGCGCGGTCACCGCCGACGTGATCAACAGCCAGGTCAACTCGCTGAGCACCAGCACCACGCTGGTCACCGTCACCATCGGCGGCAACGACGCCGGCTTCGCCGACGTGATCACCAGCTGCCGGTTCGGCAGCACCACCAGTTGCGTGAACGCGGTCAACGAATCCAAGAGCTTCGCGACCTCGACGCTGCCCGGCCGGCTCGACGCCACCTACGCCGCCATCCGCAACCGGGCCCCCAACGCCCGGCTCGTGGTCCTCGGCTACCCGCGGCTGTTCGAGACCAACTACTGCGGGCTGCTGGCCATGAGCACGTACAAGCGCACCCTCCTCAACGAGGCCGCCGACCTGCTCGCCACGGTCATCGCCGACCGGGCCCGCGCGGCCGGCGCCACCTTCGCCGATGCCCGTCCCTTCTTCGCCGGTCACGGGGTCTGCGCCGCCGACCCGTGGATCCGGGACGTCTCCGGGGTCATCGAGGCGTACCACCCGAACGCCGCCGGCTACCGGTACGGCTACCTGCCGGCGCTGAACGCGGTGCTCGGCTGACCGACGCGCCCCGGCGGCCGGCGGTCCCGTACCCGGGCCACCGGCCGCCGTTGCATCCATTGCCGACAATGGAGAGTCCGTGGCTGCCCGGACCCGGCGGAGGTGCGCGATGCGAGAACCGACCACCCGGCAGCGGCCCCGGCCGGCCCGGGACCGGCTCCCCACCGGTGGGCCGGAGCTGCTCTCCCTGCTGGCCCGGCTGCTGCGCCGGCCCCGGCGCGGTGACCGGCGGCTGCCGCTGCTCTGGCTGGTCCGCGCGGCCGGCGCCGGTGACGTGGCGGGGCTGCTGCGCCGCTTCGTCGGCCAGGGCACCGGCCGCCGGGTGCCGCACGCCGTGCTCGACCCGGCCGGCCGGCCCGGCACCGACGACATCCCCGCCGTGCTGCGCGAGCTGCACCGGCAGCTGTCCCTGGAGGCGTTCGGCACGGCCCGGCTGCGGTTCCGGCACTACCCGCTGGCCGACTGGCTGATGCACCAGACCCTCGCCGACGGCGTCGACGCCGCCGACAGCGGCCGGGCCGCGCTGGTACGGCGGCTGCGCGACCGGCGGGGCCGGCGCTCCGCCGAGGAACCCCCGGTGACCGGCGAGTCGGGCTTCGGCACCGCCCTGCAGGTGCTGCTCTGGCTGCTGCGCCGCGCGGTGCCCAGCGCGGTGTTCCGGAT comes from Micromonospora purpureochromogenes and encodes:
- the gltB gene encoding glutamate synthase large subunit; translated protein: MAFPYPHSPQSAPPAAGLYDPANEHDACGVAFVADLHGRRSHAVVAGGLGALCRLDHRGARGAEHNTGDGAGIMIQVPDAFLRAVVDFPLPPVGQYATGLVFLPDDDAAEARARQVVEKYALVEGADLLGWRDVPVDPSGLGETALAAMPRIRQLFLAAHRLTDTPAGPAGSPLTGLDLDRVAFCVRKQAERESAERGVPAYFPSLSSRTMTWKGMLTPDQLPAYFPELTDERVESAIALVHSRFSTNTFPSWPLAHPYRFIAHNGEINTIRGNRNWMQAREALLRSPEIPGNIRRIFPVCTPGASDSANFDEVLELLHLAGRSLPHAVLMMIPEAWENDHDMDHGRRSFYRFHASLMEPWDGPASVAFTDGEIVGAVLDRNGLRPGRWWRTSDGLVVLGSEAGVLDLDPATVVAKGRLQPGRMFLVDTVNGRIVQDDEIKAELAAARPYAEWLHAGLIDLTDLPPREHIVYTHDSVRRRQQTFGYTEEELKILLAPMARLGAEPLGSMGTDTPISPLSTRPRLLYDYFHQLFAQVTNPPLDAIREELVTSLSSTVGPEGNLLDPGPASCRQIVLPHPVIDNDELAKILSIDEDGDLPGLKAVRVSGLYRVRDGGAGIKARLTEICRHVSEAIEDGVRILVLSDRDSNADLAPIPSLLLTAAVHQHLVREQTRTQVALIVESGDCREVHHAAVLIGYGAAAVNPYLAFESVEDMISTGALVGVDPAKAVRNYVKALGKGVLKIMSKMGISTVSSYCGAQVFEAVGLHTRLVERYFRGTPSTISGIGLNEIHAEVAARHALAWPAPGVQTSDRLEVGGEYQWRREGELHLFNPETVFLLQHATRSRQYDVFRQYTAKVDELAARAGSLRGLFTLRTGVRPAVPIDEVEPATEIVKRFATGAMSYGSISAEAHETLAIAMNRLGGKSNTGEGGEDVERLYDPARRSAVKQIASGRFGVTSEYLVNADDLQIKMAQGAKPGEGGQLPGNKVWPWIARTRHATPGVGLISPPPHHDIYSIEDLAQLVHDLKCVNPAARVHVKLVSEVGVGTVAAGVAKLKADVILISGHDGGTGASPLNSLKHAGTPWELGLAEAQQTLLLNKLRDRVTVQVDGQLKTGRDVLVAALLGAEEFGFATAPLIVEGCVMMRVCHLDTCPVGIATQNPVLRERFTGKPEFVENFFLFLAEEVRGYLAELGFRSIDETIGHAELLDVAPAVDHWKAHGLDLGRVLHLPELPADAARRGVRAQDHGLELALDNELIALAQPALRDGSPVRVEVAVRNEHRSVGAMLGGEVTRRFGGAGLPDDTIEFVLRGTAGQSFGAFLPRGVTLRLHGDANDYVGKGLSGGRIVVRPDAAAPFADPDAAAGARAEDQIIAGNTILYGATGGELFLRGRVGERFAVRNSGAVAVVEGVGDHGCEYMTGGTVVVLGETGRNFAAGMSGGTAYVHRLDTDRVNAELVDLTPLRDAERDLLHELVQRHVAETDSVLGAELLKRWPEAVEEFTAVVPRDYRRVMEIMRAAEAAGRDVDDAVMSALTAPVPPAPRVAAQEVARA
- a CDS encoding glutamate synthase subunit beta — protein: MPDPNGFLRYDRRLPARRPVPVRISDWREVYPPAGEELIREQATRCMDCGIPFCHDGCPLGNRIPDWNDLVRTGNWDAAVESLHATNNFPEFTGRLCPAPCEAACVLGIGGGQPVTIKQVEVEIADAAVARGGLRPRPVPAPTGRSVAVVGSGPAGLAAAQQLARAGHAVTVYERDDAIGGLLRYGIPDFKLEKLHIDRRLAQLAAEGVQFRTGVDVGVDVTAEQLRAEHDAVLLACGALQGRDTPETPGRQLRGVHQAMAHLVAANRAVAEAAAGRPSVAAAGDGRRALAVLPDGTPIDAAGKHVVIIGGGDTAADCLGVAHRQGTAGVHQLDLYPEPPQTRDAARDPWPTWPWVLRNYPAHEEGGERVFAVAVQEFVDDGTGQVKGVRIAEVSVEKRDGRRIVNPLPGSERELPADLVLLAIGFEGTEQQPLLEQFGVRRNARGAVDAGTDWQTDADGVFVAGDMHRGASLIVWAIAEGRAAAAAIHAYLGGVGELPAPVDPARQPLAAR